The genomic region AGCGCGATCGTGTGCACACCGACGCCGAAGGAGGCCGACCAGCCGGCGGTGACACCGTGCTCGGCGACGAGCTTGTCGACGAGTTCGATCAGGTCGGGGAACCGGCTCGGCAACGCACCGACGCGGACAACGGTGTGGCCGGGCGCGCCATTGACGACGTCCGCCTCCGCCGCCCAAAGCGCGTCCTCGTCCGGACCGCTCACCACGTCGCCCCCGGTCAGCTCAGCGTGCCGAAGCTGCTCCTCGATGCCGACGTCGGTGCCCTCGAAGCGGATCAGCAACCGGCCGTCCGCCCAGCAGACGGCCGTCGGTTCGACCGGCCGCTCGGACAGCGCGACGGCGCTGCGATAGCCGGTTCGCGCGTCGCCCTCCACCACGAGAGTGCGGCTCCCGGCGCTGATCGGATGGGTCCGCAGGACCACCTCGGCCACCAGCCCGAGCGTCCCGTAGGACCCGGCGAAGAGCTTGGCCAGGTCGTATCCGGCGACGTTCTTGATGACATGTCCGCCGGAGTGGGCGATCCGGCCGTCGGCCAGGACGACCGTCACGCCGAGGACGAGATCGCGCAGCGGGCCGTAGCGGTGCTGGCGGGGTCCCGCGTCGGCGGTCGCGAGCAGTCCGCCGACCGTGCCGCCGGTGGGTACCCGCGCGGCGTCGTTGGCGATCCACTGTCCGCGCTCCGCCAATTCCGACTGCAGACTGGCGAGCGGAGTGCCGGCCCGCACGGCGACGGTCATGTCGGCCGGGTTGTAGGCGAGCGTGCCCGAGAGCTCCGCCGTACTCACCACCGTGTCGACGGTGGACGGCTCGCCGCCCCAGTCCGTTGCGGTGCCCGAACCACGGATCAGGATGCGGCCGCCGCCGCGCATCGCGTCGGCGGCTTCATCCAGGTCGTGCGGGCTACAGACGGTCGATGACACCGGCGACCTCGAGCGGGTGGGGGCGGTACGGCCCCGGCTTCTCGCCGCACAGCCGCGGCGTCGGCAGCATCTTGCCGGGGTTGGCGATCCCGGCCGGATCGAAGGCGGACCGCAATGTCGCCATGGCGGCGAGATCGACGTCGGTGAACATCGTCGGCATCGAACACGCCTTGTCGGTGCCGATGCCGTGCTCACCCGACAGCGAACCGCCGAGGTCGACGCAGAGTTCGGCGACGGCCTTGGAGAGGGTCTCGGCCCGATCGTGCTCGCCTGCGGCCTCGTCGTAGAGAACCAGCGGGTGGAGGTTGCCGTCTCCGGCGTGGAACACGTTGGCCACCCGGATGCCCGCCTCGTCGGCCATCTCGCCGATTCGCTGCAGAGCTTCGGCGAGGCGGGTGCGGGGCACCACGCCGTCCTGCACGAAGTAGTTGGGGCTGATCCGGCCGACGGCCGCGAAGGCGGCCTTGCGCCCGCGCCATATCGCGGCGCGTTCCTCGTCGTCGGCGGCGATCCGGATCTTGGTGGTCCCGTGCCGATGGCAGATCGCTTCGACCGAGCTCCGGAGGTCCAGGCATTCGGCCTCCGGACCGTCGAGCTCGATGACGAGCGCGGCCGGGGTGTCGACGGTGTAGCCGGCGTGCACGGCGGTCTCCGCGGCTTCGATGGCCAACTGGTCCATCATCTCCATCGCGGCCGGGACGATGCCCGAACCGATGATGTCGGTCACCACCTCGCCCGCCGCGACCACCGAGGGGAAGTCGGCGAGCATGGTCTGCACGCTCGCCGGCCGGCGCAGCAGCCGGATCACCGCCTTCGTGGTGATACCCAGGGTGCCCTCGGAGCCGACGAACACCCCGCGCAGGTCATATCCCGCCTGCTCCGGGCCGGCACCGCCGAGCCAGGTGCGGGTGCCGTCGGCGAGGACCACCTCGAGCGCCTGGACGTGGTGGGTCGTGAAGCCGTACTTGAGGCAATGGGCGCCGCCGGAGTTTTCGGCGATGTTGCCACCGATGGTGCACACCTGCTGGCTCGACGGGTCCGGTGCGTAGTAGAGACCGAACGGCGCTGCGGCGTGGCTGACGGCGAGGTTGGTGACGCCGGGCTCCACGGTCGCCCGCCGGTTGACCGGGTCGACGTCGAGGATCCGGCGCAACCGCTGCAGCGAGATGACGACGCCGTCGGCGACCGGCAGCGCACCGCCGGACAGCCCGCTGCCGGCGCCCCGGGCCACGAACGGCACCTCGTGCCGGGCGCAGACCGCGACGGCCGCCGCCACCTCGTCGGAGTTGCTCGGCAGCACGACCACCCGCGGCACCACGCGGTACCCGGTGAGCCCATCGCACTCGTATGTGCGCAATTCGGTCGGGTTGGTGAGAACCGCCTGCGCCCCGAGCACGCCGACCAGATCGGCCTGCAGCGTGTCAGTTGCCATGCTCACCTGCTCAGCGGATCGCGGGTCGGGTATTCACCTGCCGGACCACGTGGTAGGGCTGGTTGGCCAGGGTGCGATCCAGGCCAGGAACAATCCAGGCGTCACCACTCGCGGCACGGACGACGAAGTAGTACGCCAAAGGATACGGCGACCCGCTGTAGTCGGCGGGGATGGTGGCCACGAACCGGTCGCCGGAGCGGGTCATGACGGCCTGCTCGTAGTCCTCGCCCTGATTGAGGTGCCGGTAGTGCAGGACGACCTCGCCGTCGATCCGCGCGCCCGCGGCGGTGACGGTCACCGCCGCCCCGCGCTCGAAGGGCTCCGGCGGCGTGTGGTGCAGGGCCGGCCGTTCGCCGCGCGGTGCGGGATGGATCTTGGTGGTCGCCGGCGTCGCCGGTGCCCCCTGCAGGAGGCGCTCCATCGCCGCGAGATCGGTGTCGATGGCCGGCAGGCGGTCCTTCCAGTGGCCGTGCTCGGTGAGCAGGTGACCGAAGGTGAGGTCGTCGCGATAGACGTGCTCGGTCGCCGCGATGATCCCGACCCACGCCGCCCGGGCGTCGCGGTAGGCATTCAGCGCCTCACGCAGATGATGCGTCTCCTGGGTACGCACGTAGAGCGCATACGCGAGACCCGCGCGGTACTTCCCGGCGAAGAAGTGGCCGAGCCCGGCCTGGGCCGTGACGTCGACGTCCATTCTCCGGAACACCGGGTCCTTGGGGTCGGTGGTGGCCTCGCGGGCGGCGGCCAGATCCCGTTCTGCGTCGAAGGCCAGCGTGTCGAACCAGTCGGCCACCTCGTCCGGGCCGTAACGACCGTCGCGGCGTCCGGCCACCATGTCGTCGGCGTAGTCGTCGATGCGGGCGAACATGCTCGGGTCGAACGCGCTGACGCCGTTGAAGGTCGGCGGCGCGGCGGTGTCCTTCCGGAAGTACTCGGTGTGCGGGCCCTCCACGATCGGCATGTCGGTGTACATCTCCGGCCAGTAGCCGTTGTTCGACGCGCCGAGTGCGTGCACCACCGTGATCAGCGGGAGCACCCGGCTCGCCGAGGCGAGCGCGGCCTCGACCGGCAGCGCCGCCGCGCCGTACTCGGTGCGCAGCAGCCGTCGCCAGACCTCGGGGTCGGCGTCGGGGTTGTAGAGCAGCCGGCCCCACAGCCGGTAGGTGTAGCGGTATTTGTGCCAGTCCTGCCCGCCGAGCCGGAGTTCGGGGTCGTCGTACGGGTCGCGGCCGCCCACTGACCCCGTGCCCTTGCGGCCTTTGAAGAACAGCGGCTCGCACAGCTCGATACCCAACGCACCGCCGATGGTGCCGAGCCGGCCGTATCCCGCCGCGAGCACCGGGTCGCCCCACAGCAATAGTCGTTGGGTGCCGGGCCAGATGCGGAAGAGGAGGTCGAAGTCGCGGTCCTCCCGGAGGAAGTCGCCGTATCCGTAGCGGGTGAAGCGCCGCTGATGCGCGGTGATCGACATCAGGCCGGTTCCGGGATCGGCGGTGGCGCGTTCCTTGTCGCGGATCGTCGTCTGCTGGTAGGGCAGACCCTGGTGCTCGGCCCAGTGCTTCGCCGACACGACGACCGGCTGACCGGTTTCGCGAGCGACGTCGAGCAGACCCTCGTCGACGCCCTTGGCGTGCATGTCGATCTCGACGCGCCGTCCCACCGACGCGGCGCCGGCCATGACCGTGCGCCAGAATTCGTGCCCGGGCTCGGGTACGCCGCCCTCGTAGTGCACCCGGACGGTCAGTCCCTCGATCGCCGGGCACTCCTCAAGAAGTTGGGCGAGCGCGGCGGCACAGTACGGCGCATGTGACTCGGCGGTGAGGCCGACGATCGGGTGGGTCGGCTCCGAGCCGGGTCCCTGGTCGTAGGCGTGGTTCCACAGCCCGAGCTGGAAATCGATCCCGCGCCGCTTCGTCTCGTCGCTGATGAAGCGCAGCGTCTCGAGATTGCGCTCCCGCTCCTGCGTCGAGACGTTCTTGGCGCTGACGTCGTAACCCGGTACGTCGAGCAGGAACGGATAGGCGAAGCACAGGTAGTTGTCGTTCGCCGGGTGGTGCCCGTAGTTGTACTGCATCCCGAAGCCGAGCTGGAACCGGTTGACCCGGTCGGTGGCGAGCTCGGTGAGGTAGTCGGACCAGAACTCCCGGTCGTGGAACCACGGGGTGTCTTCCTCGATCGAGACGAAGACCCGCAGGATGCTGCGTACCGGCGTCGCCGGGGTCTCCGACATCGGCTCGGTGCCGGCCAGCTCAGCGACCGGATCCGCGGCGTGTGCCACCCGCTCGGCAAGCTCGAGTACGCCGTACCCGAGGCCACGCGCGTCCGCCCCGGTCACGACCACCGGTCCGCTCCGGCCGGTCGGCCGAGCCACGGTGAACGACTCGCCCGTCGTCGGCTCGCCCGAGGCACCGCTGCTCCCGGCGACGACGATCTGCAGGGGAGCGTCCGTCCCGTCGGGCGCCGTGCCGCGCACGGCGAACCCCGCGGACTCCAGTGCGGCGGTGAGACGTTCGACCGCCCAGTCCACCGGGGGCTGGTGGGCGACGGCGTCCTCGCCGCGCCGGGACACGATGACGACGGCTGGACCGGCAGCTCGCGTCGACTCACTCACAGGTGACCTCGCGCTTTCACGATACGGAACAAGGTTTGGGCGAGCGCCGACATTAGCCTCGCGATCCGATCCGGTCAACGCCCGCTCACGCAGCGATAGTGCCGCTCGAACGACGTCGTTCATCATCTTGTTCGAGGGCAACTAACCCCGTACCGTGTCCACGGCTCGGATCTATGAGTCCGCATAGTGGAAGTCATGGCCCACCCGCCGATAAGGGCGGTCTCCGGAACGAAGGGAGAGGCAGATATGGCAGAAGTAAAGGTGTCGTCGCCCACGGTGGACCGGGCCGACGAGGTCCTCAGCCCCGAGGCGGTCGCGTTCGTGGCCCGACTCAACCGTCGCTTCCGCGGGGTGCGGGACGATCTGCTGGTACGCCGTACCAAGCGGCGCGCCGAGATCGCGGAGACGGGGCGGCTCGACTTCCTCGCCGAGACCGCCGCCGTGCGCGAGGGGACGTGGCGGGTTGCCGACATTCCGGCCGACCTGGCCGACCGCCGGGTCGAGATGACCGGACCGACCGAGCGCAAGATGACGATCAACGCGCTCAACTCCGGCGCCCGGGTGTGGCTGGCCGACCTGGAGGACGCCAATACGCCGCACTGGGACAACGTGGTCGGCGGGCAGGTCAACCTCGCCGACGCGGTCCGCGGAGCGATCACCTTCGACGCGCCCGACGGTCGCCACTACGAGCTCGCGGCCGGCCCACGACCGGTCATCATCATGCGGCCGCGCGGCTGGCACCTCGACGAGCGGCACCTGCAGGTCGACGGGCAGAACTCTGTCGGCGCTCTCGTCGATTTCGGGCTCTACCTCTTCCACAACGCCGCAGAGCTGCTGGCCCGGGGGAGCGGGCCGTACTTCTACCTCCCCAAGCTCGAGAGCCACCTCGAGGCACGCCTCTGGAACGACGTCTTCAGCTACTCGGAAACCGAGCTCGGGCTGCCCGCGGGCTCCATCAGAGCGACGGTGCTGATCGAGACGATCACCGCCGCATTCGAGATGGACGAGATCCTCTACGAACTCCGCGACCATGTCAGTGGTCTCAACGCGGGCCGCTGGGACTACCTCTTCAGCATCATCAAGAACTTCCGCGACCAGGGCGACCGGTTCCAGCTGCCGGACCGCAACACCGTCACCATGACCGCACCGTTCATGCGCGCCTACACCGACCTGCTGGTCGCGACCTGCCACCGGCGCGGAGCGTCCGCCATCGGCGGGATGGCGGCGTTCATCCCGAGCCGCCGAGACCCCGCGATCAACGAGCAGGCGCTGGGCAAGGTCCGCGCCGACAAGGAACGGGAGGCGGGCGACGGTTTCGACGGCTCATGGGTCGCGCATCCGGATCTGGTGCCCCTGTGCGCCGAGGTCTTCGACGGCGTACTCGGCGACTCGGCCAACCAGATCACCCGGTCGCGTGCCGATGTCCACGTCACCGCCGACCAGATCTTGGACGTCGCGTCGGCCGGCGGCTCGATCACGCTGGCGGGGCTGCGCGGCAACATCTCCGTCGCGCTGCGGTACCTCGCCTCATGGCTGTCGGGCAACGGTGCAGCGGCGATCTTCAACCTGATGGAGGACGCGGCGACCGCCGAGATCTCCCGTACCCAGCTCTGGCAGTGGATCCGCAACGGTGCCAAGCTCGACGACGGCCAGACCGTCACCGTGGACCTGGTACGTCGGCTCGCCGACGAGGAGATCGCCACGATCCGCGCCGAGATCGGCGAGGAGCGTTTCACTGCCGGTCACTTCGACGAGGCACTCGGCCTACTGCAGCGGGTGACGCTCTCCGACGACTTCGTCGACTTCCTCACCCTCCCGGCCTACGAGCTGATCGACTGACCCCCACCTAGCGGCCTCCGGCCCACGTAGCATCGGCGTATGGGGAGTCACCTGCCGGGCGGACGCCTTCTCTACGCGCTCTATACCCGCGGGCTGCGCCATCAGGTGATGGCCGGGCCGCGACCCACGCACGTCGGCCTGATCATGGACGGCAATCGCCGGTGGGCCAGGCAGATGGGCATGGCGAATCCGAGCGTCGGGCACAGACACGGCGCCGAGCACGTCGAGGACGTGATGTCCTGGTGCGAGGCCATGGGAATTCGGCACGTCACGGTGTTCCTCTGCTCGACGGAAAACCTGCAGCGTCGCGGCGATACCGAGGTGGCCTTTCTCATGCAGGTCATCGAGCAGGTGGTCGCCGACCAGCTGGCCCGGCCTAGCGCACGGTGGCAGGTGCACATCGCCGGGATGCTCGACCTGCTACCGGACTCGACGGCCCGGGCGCTCAAGGATGCGGTGGAGGCCACCCGGGACTGTGCGACCGGGGCGCACATCACCCTCGCCGTCGGGTACGGCGGCCGCCAAGAGGTCGTCAACGCCATGCGGGAGCTGCTCTACGAGCGGGCCGCGGCGGGACAGTCGATGGCCGATCTGGCGGAGCGCGTGACCGTGGACGACATCGCCCGCCATCTCTACACCGCCGGCCGCCCGGACCCGGATCTGGTCATCCGCACCAGCGGCGACCAGCGGCTGTCCAACTTCCTGCTCTGGCAGAGCGCCTACTCCGAGCTGTACTTCTGTGAGGCCTATTGGCCGGCGTTCCGCGAGATCGACTTCCTCCGCGCGCTGCGCAGTTTCGGCGCCCGCAAGCGCCGGTACGGCGGCTGACCCGTCGGATTCGGCGCCGCACTATGCTGCGGGCATGAGGAAAGGCTCGGTGCTCTGATGTATGTCCCGGCGCATTTCGCCGCGGACGACGAGGCCGTGCGTG from Mycobacteriales bacterium harbors:
- a CDS encoding FAD-binding oxidoreductase, with translation MSSTVCSPHDLDEAADAMRGGGRILIRGSGTATDWGGEPSTVDTVVSTAELSGTLAYNPADMTVAVRAGTPLASLQSELAERGQWIANDAARVPTGGTVGGLLATADAGPRQHRYGPLRDLVLGVTVVLADGRIAHSGGHVIKNVAGYDLAKLFAGSYGTLGLVAEVVLRTHPISAGSRTLVVEGDARTGYRSAVALSERPVEPTAVCWADGRLLIRFEGTDVGIEEQLRHAELTGGDVVSGPDEDALWAAEADVVNGAPGHTVVRVGALPSRFPDLIELVDKLVAEHGVTAGWSASFGVGVHTIALSGGDAAAHARVIAGLMGGFDDAAITRRRRAAGVERLVDAWGPEPPAIALLRSVKNAFDPDGRLGPGRFAPWLKGTE
- a CDS encoding FAD-linked oxidase C-terminal domain-containing protein; its protein translation is MATDTLQADLVGVLGAQAVLTNPTELRTYECDGLTGYRVVPRVVVLPSNSDEVAAAVAVCARHEVPFVARGAGSGLSGGALPVADGVVISLQRLRRILDVDPVNRRATVEPGVTNLAVSHAAAPFGLYYAPDPSSQQVCTIGGNIAENSGGAHCLKYGFTTHHVQALEVVLADGTRTWLGGAGPEQAGYDLRGVFVGSEGTLGITTKAVIRLLRRPASVQTMLADFPSVVAAGEVVTDIIGSGIVPAAMEMMDQLAIEAAETAVHAGYTVDTPAALVIELDGPEAECLDLRSSVEAICHRHGTTKIRIAADDEERAAIWRGRKAAFAAVGRISPNYFVQDGVVPRTRLAEALQRIGEMADEAGIRVANVFHAGDGNLHPLVLYDEAAGEHDRAETLSKAVAELCVDLGGSLSGEHGIGTDKACSMPTMFTDVDLAAMATLRSAFDPAGIANPGKMLPTPRLCGEKPGPYRPHPLEVAGVIDRL
- the aceB gene encoding malate synthase A is translated as MAEVKVSSPTVDRADEVLSPEAVAFVARLNRRFRGVRDDLLVRRTKRRAEIAETGRLDFLAETAAVREGTWRVADIPADLADRRVEMTGPTERKMTINALNSGARVWLADLEDANTPHWDNVVGGQVNLADAVRGAITFDAPDGRHYELAAGPRPVIIMRPRGWHLDERHLQVDGQNSVGALVDFGLYLFHNAAELLARGSGPYFYLPKLESHLEARLWNDVFSYSETELGLPAGSIRATVLIETITAAFEMDEILYELRDHVSGLNAGRWDYLFSIIKNFRDQGDRFQLPDRNTVTMTAPFMRAYTDLLVATCHRRGASAIGGMAAFIPSRRDPAINEQALGKVRADKEREAGDGFDGSWVAHPDLVPLCAEVFDGVLGDSANQITRSRADVHVTADQILDVASAGGSITLAGLRGNISVALRYLASWLSGNGAAAIFNLMEDAATAEISRTQLWQWIRNGAKLDDGQTVTVDLVRRLADEEIATIRAEIGEERFTAGHFDEALGLLQRVTLSDDFVDFLTLPAYELID
- the uppS gene encoding polyprenyl diphosphate synthase; this translates as MGSHLPGGRLLYALYTRGLRHQVMAGPRPTHVGLIMDGNRRWARQMGMANPSVGHRHGAEHVEDVMSWCEAMGIRHVTVFLCSTENLQRRGDTEVAFLMQVIEQVVADQLARPSARWQVHIAGMLDLLPDSTARALKDAVEATRDCATGAHITLAVGYGGRQEVVNAMRELLYERAAAGQSMADLAERVTVDDIARHLYTAGRPDPDLVIRTSGDQRLSNFLLWQSAYSELYFCEAYWPAFREIDFLRALRSFGARKRRYGG